The following coding sequences are from one Streptomyces sp. NBC_00536 window:
- a CDS encoding ferredoxin reductase family protein, whose amino-acid sequence MRDAVGQGVGQGTAVDPRVRGALGAAPGADGTAAGRVTGRVTGPAGRVRGAVGADGTVAGRVRGVAGVDGTVVGRVRGAVGAGAALVVLLWAVQVHPSARPDALFATAAHLTGLLAGYGVLVMLFLMARVPAVEHGVGADRLARWHASGGRHVLLLCFGHALFALLGYAVHGGLDVLSAARDLMGYPALAAAAAGTGLLVCVGVTSARAVRRRVSHETWRGVHLLAHLAAALAFVHQLAGPDLRPVGWFWALAHTVVAVLLLWYRGVVPVRQALRHALRVLEVRDEGPGVVSVVIHGAHLAELHAEPGQFLRWRFLRRRLWHTALPFSLSAPVRGDTLRITVKALGGHTRRIRRLRPGTRVLATGPFGALTAARRTRPRVLLIAGGVGITPMRALFETLPGGPGEITLLYRARAEEHLVLRSELEAIAAGRGARLHYLLGPSDAPYDPLAARALADLVPGLAEHDVYLCGPPGMTRTTRAALLRAGVPGGRIHSECFSS is encoded by the coding sequence ATGCGAGATGCGGTGGGGCAGGGCGTGGGGCAGGGCACGGCGGTGGACCCGCGGGTGCGCGGCGCCCTGGGGGCGGCCCCGGGCGCGGACGGGACGGCGGCGGGCAGGGTGACGGGGCGGGTGACGGGCCCGGCGGGGCGGGTCCGGGGTGCGGTGGGTGCCGACGGGACGGTGGCGGGGCGGGTGCGGGGTGTGGCGGGTGTGGACGGGACGGTGGTGGGGCGGGTCCGGGGTGCGGTGGGGGCCGGGGCCGCGCTGGTGGTCCTCCTGTGGGCCGTGCAGGTGCACCCCTCCGCCCGCCCCGACGCCCTCTTCGCGACCGCCGCGCACCTCACCGGCCTGCTCGCCGGGTACGGGGTCCTCGTCATGCTCTTCCTGATGGCCCGGGTGCCCGCCGTCGAACACGGGGTGGGCGCCGACCGGCTGGCCCGCTGGCACGCCTCCGGCGGCCGGCACGTCCTGCTGCTCTGCTTCGGCCACGCCCTCTTCGCCCTGCTCGGGTACGCCGTCCACGGCGGGCTCGACGTGCTGTCCGCGGCCCGGGACCTCATGGGCTACCCGGCGCTCGCCGCTGCGGCCGCCGGGACCGGGCTGCTGGTCTGCGTCGGGGTGACCTCTGCCCGGGCGGTACGCCGCCGGGTCTCCCACGAAACCTGGCGCGGGGTGCACCTGCTGGCCCACCTCGCCGCCGCGCTCGCCTTCGTGCACCAGCTCGCGGGCCCCGACCTGCGCCCCGTCGGCTGGTTCTGGGCCCTCGCGCACACCGTGGTCGCGGTCCTGCTGCTCTGGTACCGGGGCGTGGTGCCCGTGCGCCAGGCCCTGCGGCACGCGCTGCGGGTCCTGGAGGTGCGCGACGAAGGGCCCGGAGTGGTGTCCGTGGTCATCCACGGCGCCCACCTCGCCGAACTGCACGCCGAGCCGGGCCAGTTCCTGCGCTGGCGGTTCCTCCGGCGGCGGCTGTGGCACACCGCCCTGCCGTTCTCCCTGTCCGCCCCCGTCCGGGGCGACACGCTCCGGATCACCGTGAAGGCGCTGGGCGGCCACACCCGCCGGATCCGCAGGCTGCGCCCCGGCACCCGGGTGCTCGCCACCGGCCCCTTCGGCGCGCTCACCGCGGCCCGCCGGACCCGGCCGCGGGTGCTGCTCATCGCGGGCGGGGTCGGGATCACCCCGATGCGGGCGCTGTTCGAGACCCTGCCCGGGGGCCCCGGGGAGATCACCCTGCTCTACCGGGCGCGGGCCGAGGAACACCTCGTCCTGCGGTCCGAACTGGAGGCCATCGCCGCCGGGCGCGGGGCCCGGCTGCACTACCTGCTCGGGCCCTCGGACGCTCCGTACGATCCGCTGGCGGCGCGGGCGCTGGCCGACCTGGTGCCCGGGCTGGCCGAGCACGACGTCTACCTGTGCGGGCCGCCGGGGATGACCCGGACGACGAGGGCCGCGCTGCTGCGGGCCGGGGTGCCCGGCGGACGTATCCATTCCGAATGCTTCAGTTCCTGA
- a CDS encoding NAD(P)/FAD-dependent oxidoreductase yields the protein MTSQQRVVVIGGGLAGLRLAARLGGDAAVTVLGEEPHVPYNRVLLAEVLAGRYAPEVTALPAPGPALRRGVRAVRIDRADRTVHCDDGGAHRYDALVLATGSNPVLPPLRGLFEPDGRDLPDGVHAFRTMDDCLALDRAVTARPGLNAAVIGGGLLGVSAARALAERGVRVVLAQQGTRLMERQLDEDASALLHAHLGELGVEIHTECRVRGLATRADGAGRRVTGVDLAVGLRLDADLVVLACGVRPRTGLARAAGLDVRNGVVVDDGLRTSDPRIHAIGDCAEHAGRVYGLAGPALEQADALASLLTGGAHGGSGRPDYTGTRALTRLTLSAGPRPLDLAAFGETTPLPGDDVLRLSDATRRTYRKVVVRGDRLVGGVLLGELSTVGALARSWEGDEPLRAHDDLSHLLTDDGGS from the coding sequence ATGACCTCGCAACAGCGTGTGGTGGTGATCGGCGGCGGCCTCGCGGGCCTGCGGCTCGCGGCCCGGCTCGGCGGGGACGCGGCGGTGACCGTCCTCGGCGAGGAACCGCACGTCCCCTACAACCGGGTGCTGCTGGCCGAGGTCCTCGCGGGCCGGTACGCCCCCGAGGTGACCGCCCTGCCCGCCCCCGGCCCGGCGCTGCGCCGGGGCGTGCGGGCGGTCCGCATCGACCGGGCCGACCGGACGGTCCACTGTGACGACGGCGGCGCGCACCGCTACGACGCCCTGGTCCTGGCCACCGGCTCCAACCCGGTGCTGCCGCCCCTGCGCGGCCTGTTCGAGCCCGACGGCCGGGACCTGCCGGACGGGGTGCACGCCTTCCGCACCATGGACGACTGCCTCGCCCTGGACCGCGCCGTCACCGCCCGCCCCGGGCTGAACGCGGCGGTCATCGGAGGCGGGCTGCTCGGCGTGTCCGCCGCCCGCGCCCTCGCCGAACGCGGCGTACGGGTCGTACTGGCCCAGCAGGGCACCCGGCTGATGGAGCGCCAGCTCGACGAGGACGCCTCGGCCCTGCTCCACGCCCACCTCGGCGAACTCGGCGTCGAGATCCACACCGAGTGCCGGGTGCGCGGCCTGGCCACCCGGGCGGACGGCGCCGGGCGCCGGGTCACGGGCGTCGACCTCGCCGTGGGCCTGCGCCTCGACGCCGATCTCGTCGTCCTGGCCTGCGGGGTGCGCCCGCGCACCGGGCTGGCCCGGGCCGCGGGCCTCGACGTACGCAACGGCGTCGTGGTCGACGACGGGCTGCGGACCAGCGACCCGCGGATCCATGCCATCGGCGACTGCGCCGAACACGCGGGCCGCGTGTACGGCCTCGCCGGGCCCGCACTGGAGCAGGCCGACGCCCTCGCGTCCCTCCTCACCGGCGGCGCCCACGGCGGATCCGGGCGGCCGGACTACACCGGCACCCGCGCCCTCACCCGGCTCACCCTGTCCGCCGGACCGCGCCCCCTGGACCTCGCCGCCTTCGGCGAGACCACCCCGCTGCCCGGGGACGACGTACTGCGGCTCTCCGACGCCACCCGGCGCACCTACCGCAAGGTCGTGGTCCGCGGCGACCGCCTGGTCGGCGGGGTCCTGCTCGGCGAACTCTCCACCGTGGGCGCCCTCGCCCGCAGCTGGGAGGGCGACGAGCCCCTGCGCGCGCACGACGACCTCTCCCACCTGCTCACCGACGACGGAGGCTCCTGA
- the nirB gene encoding nitrite reductase large subunit NirB: MAASTTPTPAIVLIGHGMVGQRYLEALAERGATATHRITVLCEEPRPAYDRVHLTSYFSGSSAEDLSLTPEGFMASNGIELHLDDPAEHIDREARTVTSRSGRVFPYDVLVLATGSYPFVPPVPGKDAPGCFVYRTIEDLLAIEAYAKGRTSGAVIGGGLLGLEAAGALQGLGLATRVVEFAPRLMPAQIDDGGGAALLRTIESMGLTVHTGVGTQEVLTGADGSVSGMALSDGSSVETELVVFSAGVRPRDQLARAAGLEVGERGGIGVDAHCRTSDPRVYAIGECALATDGRVYGLVAPGYEMAETAAEDLLGRDKRFTGADLSTKLKLLGVDVASFGDAHGATPGCLDVVYSDSRSGIYKKLVVSPDGVLLGGVLVGDADSYGLLRPLTGSVPPAAPEQLVLPAGIGSAVQLGPASLPDHAVICSCHNVTKKAITACATLPEVKKCTKAGTGCGSCVKVIGQLLPAPAEKGLCACFPYTRAELYEIVRTLRVTSYAGLLDSHGREAARGGDGCEVCKPTVGSIIASLAPTVGAPGYVLAGEQAALQDTNDHFLANLQRNGSYSVVPRIPGGEITPDKLIVIGEVARDFGLYTKITGGQRIDLFGARVDQLPRIWARLVEAGFESGHAYGKALRTVKSCVGQTWCRYGVQDSVRMAIDLELRYRGLRAPHKLKSAVSGCARECAEAQSKDFGVIATASGWNLYVGGNGGATPRHADLLAQDLSDAELVRLIDRFLMFYIRTADRLERTSAWLERLEGGLEHLRDVVVHDSLGLCGELESLMADHVAHYRDEWAETLEDPERLRRFVSFVNAPGAPDPTVQFVAERDQVKPDLTFLTLEPLGGTR, from the coding sequence ATGGCCGCATCCACGACGCCCACCCCCGCGATCGTGCTCATCGGGCACGGGATGGTCGGCCAGCGCTACCTGGAGGCGCTCGCCGAGCGCGGCGCGACCGCCACCCACCGGATCACCGTGCTCTGCGAGGAGCCGCGCCCGGCCTACGACCGCGTCCACCTCACCTCGTACTTCTCCGGCAGCTCCGCCGAGGACCTGTCGCTGACCCCCGAGGGGTTCATGGCCTCGAACGGGATCGAGCTGCACCTCGACGACCCCGCCGAGCACATCGACCGGGAGGCCCGCACGGTCACCTCCCGCTCGGGCCGGGTCTTCCCGTACGACGTGCTGGTCCTGGCGACCGGCAGCTACCCCTTCGTGCCGCCCGTACCGGGCAAGGACGCACCCGGCTGCTTCGTCTACCGCACCATCGAGGACCTCCTCGCCATCGAGGCGTACGCGAAGGGCCGCACCAGCGGCGCGGTCATCGGCGGCGGCCTGCTGGGCCTGGAGGCGGCCGGCGCGCTCCAGGGGCTCGGACTGGCCACCCGGGTCGTGGAGTTCGCGCCCCGGCTGATGCCCGCGCAGATCGACGACGGCGGCGGCGCGGCCCTGCTGCGCACCATCGAGTCGATGGGCCTGACCGTGCACACCGGTGTCGGCACCCAGGAGGTGCTCACCGGAGCGGACGGCTCCGTCAGCGGGATGGCGCTCTCCGACGGGTCCTCGGTCGAGACGGAACTCGTCGTCTTCTCCGCCGGGGTCCGCCCCCGCGACCAGCTCGCCCGCGCCGCCGGGCTGGAGGTGGGCGAGCGCGGCGGGATCGGGGTCGACGCCCACTGCCGCACCTCGGACCCGCGGGTCTACGCGATCGGCGAATGCGCCCTGGCCACCGACGGCCGGGTCTACGGCCTGGTCGCGCCCGGCTACGAGATGGCGGAGACGGCCGCGGAGGACCTGCTGGGCCGCGACAAGCGGTTCACCGGCGCCGACCTCTCCACCAAGCTCAAGCTGCTCGGCGTGGACGTGGCCTCCTTCGGTGACGCCCACGGCGCCACCCCCGGCTGCCTCGACGTCGTGTACTCCGACTCCCGCTCCGGCATCTACAAGAAGCTCGTCGTCTCCCCCGACGGCGTCCTGCTCGGCGGGGTCCTGGTCGGTGACGCCGACTCCTACGGGCTGCTGCGGCCGCTCACCGGCAGCGTGCCGCCCGCCGCGCCCGAGCAGCTCGTACTGCCCGCCGGAATCGGTTCCGCCGTCCAGCTCGGGCCCGCCTCGCTGCCCGACCACGCGGTCATCTGCTCCTGCCACAACGTCACGAAGAAGGCCATCACCGCCTGCGCCACCCTGCCCGAGGTCAAGAAGTGCACCAAGGCGGGCACCGGCTGCGGAAGTTGCGTCAAGGTGATCGGCCAGCTGCTCCCGGCCCCCGCTGAGAAGGGGCTCTGCGCCTGCTTCCCCTACACCCGGGCCGAGCTGTACGAGATCGTCCGCACCCTGCGCGTGACCTCGTACGCCGGCCTCCTCGACAGCCACGGCCGGGAGGCGGCGCGCGGCGGTGACGGCTGCGAGGTCTGCAAGCCGACCGTCGGATCGATCATCGCCTCGCTCGCCCCGACCGTCGGCGCGCCCGGCTACGTACTGGCCGGGGAACAGGCCGCGCTCCAGGACACCAACGACCACTTCCTCGCGAACCTCCAGCGCAACGGTTCGTACTCGGTCGTCCCCCGGATCCCCGGCGGCGAGATCACCCCCGACAAGCTGATCGTGATCGGTGAGGTGGCCCGGGACTTCGGCCTCTACACGAAGATCACCGGCGGCCAGCGCATCGACCTCTTCGGCGCCCGCGTCGACCAGCTCCCGCGCATCTGGGCCCGCCTCGTCGAGGCCGGGTTCGAGTCGGGGCACGCCTACGGCAAGGCGCTGCGCACCGTGAAGTCCTGCGTGGGGCAGACCTGGTGCCGCTACGGCGTCCAGGACAGCGTCCGCATGGCCATCGACCTGGAGCTGCGCTACCGGGGCCTGCGCGCCCCGCACAAGCTGAAGTCGGCGGTGTCCGGCTGCGCCCGCGAGTGCGCGGAGGCGCAGAGCAAGGACTTCGGGGTGATCGCCACCGCGAGCGGATGGAACCTGTACGTCGGCGGCAACGGCGGGGCCACCCCGCGCCACGCGGACCTGCTGGCCCAGGACCTCTCGGACGCCGAACTGGTCCGGCTGATCGACCGGTTCCTCATGTTCTACATCCGCACCGCCGACCGGCTGGAGCGCACCTCCGCCTGGCTGGAGCGGCTGGAGGGCGGTCTGGAGCACCTGCGGGACGTGGTCGTCCACGACTCTCTCGGGCTGTGCGGGGAGCTGGAGTCCCTGATGGCCGACCACGTGGCGCACTACCGGGACGAGTGGGCCGAGACCCTGGAGGACCCCGAGCGGCTGCGGCGGTTCGTGTCCTTCGTCAACGCGCCCGGCGCCCCCGACCCGACCGTGCAGTTCGTCGCGGAACGCGACCAGGTCAAGCCCGACCTGACCTTCTTGACCCTTGAGCCCCTGGGAGGGACCCGATGA
- the nirD gene encoding nitrite reductase small subunit NirD gives MTVELRCAEGWLTVCEYTALTPGRGVAALLPDGTQAAVFVDRAGRTYAIGNQDPFTGAQVLSRGLVGCVEGRPFVASPLLKQRFDLATGRCLDDEAVAVRTYPVRTAATSSVPAWTAWTAWTA, from the coding sequence ATGACCGTGGAACTGCGTTGCGCGGAAGGCTGGCTGACGGTGTGCGAGTACACCGCGCTCACCCCGGGGCGCGGGGTGGCGGCCCTGCTGCCGGACGGGACCCAGGCCGCGGTGTTCGTCGACCGCGCGGGGCGCACGTACGCCATCGGCAACCAGGACCCCTTCACCGGGGCGCAGGTGCTCTCGCGCGGGCTGGTGGGATGCGTGGAGGGGCGGCCGTTCGTGGCATCGCCGCTGCTCAAGCAGCGCTTCGACCTGGCGACGGGGCGGTGCCTGGACGACGAGGCGGTGGCGGTCCGGACGTACCCCGTACGGACCGCCGCGACCTCCTCGGTGCCGGCTTGGACGGCTTGGACGGCTTGGACGGCTTAG
- a CDS encoding VOC family protein, whose product MSTMIFVNLSVKDLDASKAFWAKLGYTFNAQFSDENAASMVISDTIVAMLMTEARFKDFTHKAITDTSTSTEVLLCLSAESRTAVDELVDGAVGAGATEPRAPQDHGFMYGRAFEDLDGHTWEIMWMDPAAVQG is encoded by the coding sequence ATGTCAACGATGATTTTCGTCAATCTGTCGGTCAAGGACCTGGACGCCAGCAAGGCGTTCTGGGCGAAGCTCGGCTACACCTTCAACGCCCAGTTCAGCGACGAGAACGCCGCCTCCATGGTCATCAGCGACACCATCGTCGCGATGCTCATGACCGAGGCCCGCTTCAAGGACTTCACCCACAAGGCCATCACCGACACGTCCACCTCCACCGAGGTGCTGCTGTGTCTGAGCGCCGAGAGCCGCACCGCCGTCGACGAACTGGTCGACGGGGCGGTCGGGGCGGGCGCCACCGAGCCCCGCGCCCCCCAGGACCACGGCTTCATGTACGGCCGCGCCTTCGAGGACCTCGACGGCCACACCTGGGAGATCATGTGGATGGACCCGGCGGCCGTCCAGGGCTAA
- a CDS encoding ArsR/SmtB family transcription factor codes for MLRIHFTGVDLARVRMAGRPDALWETILSFHRLRDRRDVRLFGEWRTTTRSRLNSETRLLGALIPSRGYFPDFLTPVEGQYGWDMGLDALRGIRPERMRRELVVLGQGAQPSPRLRDFADDGPRHLPRLMDELRGYHRAAVEPYWTHIQAQIEAERAARGRALLDGGADELLASLPPMLRWRAPVLECDYPVDRDVRLRGRGLLLQPSFFCRRTAVTLHDPELPPVLVYPAAAQLASAQTGGEAARPVEEQRQRTLGKLVGHTRSVVLRAIGDGATTSELARRAGVSLASASQHACVMREAGLVTTLRRGSAVLHTVTPLGAALLKGGAVAS; via the coding sequence GTGCTTCGTATCCATTTCACTGGAGTGGACCTGGCACGCGTACGGATGGCAGGGCGTCCCGATGCGTTGTGGGAAACGATTCTCAGTTTTCACCGTTTAAGGGACCGGCGTGATGTCCGGTTGTTCGGTGAATGGCGTACAACAACGCGGAGCAGGTTGAATAGTGAAACACGTTTGCTCGGTGCGCTCATACCGAGTCGCGGCTATTTCCCGGATTTCCTGACCCCGGTCGAGGGTCAGTACGGATGGGACATGGGGCTCGACGCGCTGCGCGGGATCAGGCCCGAGCGGATGCGCCGGGAGCTCGTCGTGCTGGGGCAGGGGGCACAGCCCTCGCCGCGGCTGCGGGACTTCGCCGACGACGGCCCGCGGCACCTGCCGCGGCTCATGGACGAGCTGCGCGGGTACCACCGGGCGGCCGTGGAGCCGTACTGGACGCACATCCAGGCGCAGATCGAGGCCGAGCGGGCCGCCAGGGGCCGCGCGTTGCTCGACGGCGGGGCGGACGAACTGCTCGCCTCGCTGCCGCCGATGCTGCGGTGGCGGGCACCGGTGCTGGAGTGCGACTACCCGGTGGACCGGGACGTCCGGCTGCGCGGGCGCGGCCTGCTGCTCCAGCCGTCCTTCTTCTGCCGGCGCACGGCGGTGACCCTGCACGACCCGGAACTGCCGCCGGTCCTGGTCTACCCGGCCGCGGCGCAGCTCGCCTCGGCCCAGACCGGCGGCGAGGCGGCCCGGCCCGTGGAGGAGCAGCGCCAGCGGACCCTGGGCAAACTCGTCGGGCACACCCGCTCGGTGGTCCTGCGGGCCATCGGGGACGGGGCGACGACCAGTGAACTGGCCCGCCGGGCCGGGGTCTCGCTGGCCTCGGCCAGCCAGCACGCCTGCGTGATGCGGGAGGCGGGCCTGGTCACGACCCTGCGCCGGGGCAGCGCGGTGCTGCACACGGTGACCCCGCTGGGCGCGGCCCTGCTGAAGGGCGGCGCGGTGGCCTCGTAA